From the genome of Streptomyces sp. NBC_00523:
GCCCTGCGCCTTGTCCTCGACCCGCGCGAAGGAGCGCGAGGCGGGGATCTCGGCGGCCAGGTTCTTCTTCGCCTGGTCGATGCTGATCAGCGAGGTCGCCAGGCGCAGGTTCACCGTGCGGTCCTTGCCCGCGTCGAAGCGCAGGTAGCCGGTGACGTCGTCACCGCCGCCGCCCGAGAGCTTGCCGCTCGCGGTGACCGGCGCGTCGAAGACGCCGTACACGAACAGCCGCGTCGCCCCGGTCGAGCCGCCGCTCTTCACGTCGGAGAAGCCGGTGAACGAGCTGGTCGCCGGGTCCAGGGTGAGCCCGCCGTCGTTGGAGACGTTGTCGAAGACCATGCTCGCGTCCTTGCCCGGATACGTGAACCGCATCCGCGCCGCGTGGTCGGTCGGCGTCATCTCGGCCTTGAGGCCGTTCTCGAACGTCACACCGTAGTAGTGCGGCCGCGCGGTCTCGTTCTCGTGCTTGAACGGCAGTGCGCGGGCCGTGCGGGAGGCGTCCGGGGTGCCGGAGGCCGCCGAGGGCATCAGCTGGAAGGTCTGCCGGTCGCCCATCCAGGGGCTCGGCTCGTGGCTCGCGGCGAACGCCTGCAGGGTGGGCAGGTTGTCGTCGTTGTTGCCCCGCGCGTAGTCGTAGAGCCAGCTGGTCGAGCCGGCGTTGGTGACCGGCGTCCAGAAGTTGAACCCGTTGGGGACCGCCGTCGCGGGGAAGTTGTTGCCGCGCGAGAAGGAGCCGCTGGAGTTGGTGCCCCGGACGGTCGACGCGTAGTCCGAGAGGTGCGCCTTGCGCTTCTCCGGCTTCGCGGGCGCGATCTTCAGGTCGTCGATCCAGCCCTGGAACTTCGCCGGACCCTTGGGGGAGTCGTACGCGACCAGGATGCGGTCGACGGTCTTGCCCGCCGCGACGGTGCCGATGGAGGCGTCGACCTTGTTCCACTGGTTGACGTAGAGCCGCTTGGCGTCCGCCTGGCCCTGCGGCGTCAGCAGCCCGCCGTTGGTGTCGGTGGCGCGCAGGTCGCTCAGGTAGGTGCCGTCCGTGAAGGCCAGGTCCACCGCGACGTGCGTGGCCGGGTAGGACAGGTCCGTCTCACCCATCTGCGGGTAGACCAGGTAGGACAGCTCGGTGTCCCGCTCGACGCGCGTGTTGACGTCGAAGACCTTGTTGTACGAGTACGCCCGGCCGTCGGCCTTGTGGGTGCCCGCGTACCGCAGCGCCTTCGTGCCGGTGAAGCCCGCGCCGGCCTTCGCGGTGGGGGAGCCGGAGGGGCCGTTGCTGATCTGCGTGCGCATGTCGGAGGGCGCGGGGGCGGAGGTGTCGCCGTCGGAGAACTGGACGTCGGCGAGCTGGGTGGCGTCGGTGGCGCCGTTGTTCTTCGTGATGTTCAGGCGGAAGTGCTGGTACGCCTTGTCCGTCTCGAAGTCGTACGACTTGGTCTGGAAGCGCTCGCTGAAGGTCTGGCCCGTGCGGGTGTCCAGGTCCGTCCAGGTCGTGCCGTCCTCGGAGCCCTGGAGCGTCCAGTCCTTGGGGTCGCGCTCGTCGTGGTCGTCGGCGGAGGTGAGCGCGTACGTCACGACCTTCACCGGGTCGGCGAGGTCGAACTCCAGCCAGGCGGTGGGCTCGAACGACAGCCACTTCGTACCGGATTCGCCGTCCACGAGGTTTTCCTTCACCTCCCCGCCGCCGGTGTTCTCGTCGCTGGCGCGGACGTCGGTGACCTGGTCGGTCACATTGCCCGGTATTCCGGAGGAGAATCCGCCATCGACACCCGATGACCGCTTCTTTCCGTCGGGGCCCTCTTCTACGGAATTGCGCCAGTCCGGCTGCTTTTCGTCTTCTTCGAAGGACGTGCTGAACGTCCGGTCACCCGTGGGCCTTTGGCCTCCGGGGCCAGACCCGGCCGATTGAGCGGCGGCCGCCGTGGGGGCTGTCACGACCAGGACCAAAGAGGTCGCGATCAGCGCTGCCGTGCTGCTTCGTCTCGTACGAGAACGGTGTCGGGGGTGCATGCCGAGCCATTCCTCCCGGGGAAGTGCGCGCTTGGACAACGTTGTC
Proteins encoded in this window:
- a CDS encoding GH92 family glycosyl hydrolase, whose amino-acid sequence is MHPRHRSRTRRSSTAALIATSLVLVVTAPTAAAAQSAGSGPGGQRPTGDRTFSTSFEEDEKQPDWRNSVEEGPDGKKRSSGVDGGFSSGIPGNVTDQVTDVRASDENTGGGEVKENLVDGESGTKWLSFEPTAWLEFDLADPVKVVTYALTSADDHDERDPKDWTLQGSEDGTTWTDLDTRTGQTFSERFQTKSYDFETDKAYQHFRLNITKNNGATDATQLADVQFSDGDTSAPAPSDMRTQISNGPSGSPTAKAGAGFTGTKALRYAGTHKADGRAYSYNKVFDVNTRVERDTELSYLVYPQMGETDLSYPATHVAVDLAFTDGTYLSDLRATDTNGGLLTPQGQADAKRLYVNQWNKVDASIGTVAAGKTVDRILVAYDSPKGPAKFQGWIDDLKIAPAKPEKRKAHLSDYASTVRGTNSSGSFSRGNNFPATAVPNGFNFWTPVTNAGSTSWLYDYARGNNDDNLPTLQAFAASHEPSPWMGDRQTFQLMPSAASGTPDASRTARALPFKHENETARPHYYGVTFENGLKAEMTPTDHAARMRFTYPGKDASMVFDNVSNDGGLTLDPATSSFTGFSDVKSGGSTGATRLFVYGVFDAPVTASGKLSGGGGDDVTGYLRFDAGKDRTVNLRLATSLISIDQAKKNLAAEIPASRSFARVEDKAQGAWDDLLGKVEVEGATTDQLTTLYSSMYRLYLYPNSGSERVDGKDKYASPFSPQVGSDTPTHTGAKIVDGKVYVNNGFWDTYRTTWPAYSLLTPKKAGEMVDGFVQQYKDGGWISRWSSPGYADLMTGTSSDVAFADAYVKGVDFDAKAAYDAAVKNATVVPPSSGVGRKGMETSPFTGYADTTTHEGMSWSMEGYVNDYGIARMGEALYKKTHEQRYKDESEYFMNRARDYVELFDDKAGFFQGKDAKGDWRLPSGLYDPRVWGYDYTETNGWGYAFTAPQDSKGLANLYGGRDGLAKKLDTYFATPETGTPEFAGSYGGVIHEMTEARDVRMGQYGHSNQVAHHVTYMYDAASQPYKTQEKVREVLGRLYTGSEIGQGYHGDEDNGEQSAWYLFSSLGFYPLVMGSGEYAIGSPLFTKATVHLENGRTLVVKAPRNSAKNIYVQGLKVNGKKWTSTSLPHDLLAKGGMLDFDMGPKPSAWGTGKDAAPVSITKDDQVPSPRKDVLKGEGPLFDNTSATTGTAATVELPVPSAAKGVQYTLTSAAKATAPKGWVLQGSSDGKSWKDLDKRSGQSFAWDKQTRAFSVKSPGSYAHYRLVFDGEASLAEVELIA